Part of the Tribolium castaneum strain GA2 chromosome 4, icTriCast1.1, whole genome shotgun sequence genome is shown below.
GTAAGTGTCCACatccagttttaaaatttttcaacattgGGAGCATTTCAGTGAAGGGATTAACCGATGAAGAAAAACAGTTCATTGTTAACAAACACAATGAGATTCGGTCTTGGATTATGGACGGGAAAGTACCAGGGCAACCAAAAGGCAAAAACCTCAATGTTCTTGTAAGTTGGAGACTCTTTTGaattactttttattaattatttcaaggTGTGGGATGATTATTTGGGTACTGAGGCCCAAAAAATTAGTGATACCTGCGTCTTCCAACATGTCCCTGTGCAAGACGGTATaggtttttgactttttaaatttcgttttttaattgtgtgcCTTATTATAGATCGATTTTACGTCGGCCAGAATCTTGCAGGTTGGGGTGGTGAAGGCCCAGTAAATGATACTCGATTGGAGGCCTCCATTATGTCGTGGTATAACGAATATCCAAAATTCATTTACCCGGACAATTTCAGTAATGCTGCACATTTTACACAAGTCAGCTTTTTGTTTCCTTTTTGTTcttgttttcttaatttacaattttaggTAATTTGGGATACAACTCAGTACATTGGCTGCGGATACACATATTATCGAAAAAGTCCAAATGACGCGTATTCCAAAATGTTTGTGTGCAATTACGGACCtgggtaaattattttaacaaacctAATAACATTTACTCATTTTTCGATTTTAGAGGGAATATTTTAGGAGTAGCCCCCTACGAATTGGCATAAATAAATTGGACTATTTTGATGTGTTGTATAATTATAAACTttaccaaataaaataaatatctaagcatttttgtgtttttttctaaaactacttacgcttcaaaaaatttccatttatttatttattcccaTTTATTCTTtcataatattaaaattattattaaataaatattccaTTCGCAATTTTTAGCAAGAAATAGGCATATTTTTATGAATTGTCTTAGAGTTCATTCACTTTTCATTGTACTTTTTTATCCTATAAtctgtacaataaaaattatattatctTTTGAATTGCAAACGATTATTAAAGATCGAACATTCATCATGTACTTTTTGCTAATGTTtgtattgaaaataattatcacTTATTCATTACAACTAAACTAATATAATTCTTCACATTGTTAGAAGTTACGGACTCTTTTTTTATAGGTAACTAAAGCCTATAGCTATTGGATAGAAGGTATTACTTCTCTGCACAATATTCATATCAATTCAATTATACGTATAATGGTAATCTCTGTTCTCTCTAATCTTTATTATGTTTTGTAAACTCCTAAATAAATGATTCATATAAGATtgtattttgatattttttataattgtttatCAACGtcgtaaaaatatattttcgtttatttattagataggtacaaacatttatttgcaattaaatgtacacaaattatttttgtcttatttttaaaatttccctATCAGgggaaatacaaaattttcttgCACTTTCCAGTGGACTTTGATTTCGTTTGTCCTTCGTCATCGTTACATTTACCCCGTAATcccataaatttttattatgttctGAATcgtaaacttttaaataaatgaatcaTAACAAATCGAATTTCGTTAACGATTTTCATAATTGGCTTTTGTTTTATATGAGTATAAAACGACTTATTTTAATGGGAGTAagcagaaataatttttttctcatttaacATAGACCAAAATGCTTCCTTTTGCTTTAATTggctttgttgtttttttcgcAACTGGTGGTAGCGCTGATGAGTGCGGCGAAATTATGGGTAAGTGctcacattttaataaaatttcccacaatgaaaaaatcagtaaagGGTTTAACCGATGAAGAAAAGCAGTTGGTTGTTAACATACACAACGAGATTCGATCGTGGATTGTGCAAGGCCAAGTGCCAAACCAACCAAAAGGCAAAAACCTTTACGTCATGGTAAGTTGAACTTTTTGAATCACCCACCACGTTTGTTTCAAGGGATGGGACGATGCTTTGGCTTCCGAAGCGCAAAAAATCAGTGAAACATGCGTCATGAAACACGTCCGTGTGAAAGACGGTACAGTGTTTTGCCAAACTATTGTTTTCTATAGTTAGTGATTGTAGAGCGGTTTTATGTTGGCCAGAATTTAGCAATGTTGAACAGTACAGCTCCAGACAATGATACCTTCTTGGAACGCTTCGTCATGATGTGGTTTGATGAATATCCAAAATTCGATTACCCAAATCTAGCCAAGGGCACTGGACACTATTCCCAAGTAGAGTTTCCAGTTTGAgttcgtttttttattgaaaatttcaggTCATTTGGGACAAAAGTCAGTACATTGGTTGCGGATACacatattttcacaaaaatcgaAAAGGGGATAAGTACCCgtataaaaaactattcgtgTGCAATTACGGTCCCGGGTGggttatttttatcaaagtgattgtgttgtgtaattttttaattctagaGGCAACATGCAAGAAACACCCCCATATGAAAAGGCCCAAtagcatttattttttctaaaaccagCAACTATTGAGTTTTCTGTAAAATTGGCTTTAACTGTTTCTGTAGAAATTCCAATCGGAAAGTTGTATTttccattttaaataaaatcgaacCGCTGAACGTGTGTtaggtttttaattaaaccaaacatttatttaatattttgttttggtGAAATCAATACTAAAAACACTAAAACAATTAGCGCCCTTATTTGTACtgatttaggtttttcaaagggaattttaaaacaatgtaATTATCGTCCAGAATTTCATTCATTGTTCCTTATCTGCCACTAATCTATTTTTATCACACCCATATCACGGTTAATCGAACGTACATACCTAGACAAAgcacaatttattatttacaaaacaattaatatttcacTGACAGGAGCTACGtgaaaaattctgttttaattatcttttttgcaaatccgGTTCTAAGCAGGATTCGCCGAACACTCATTTTCTCTCGAGTGGTAATAAAGTGATGTCATTTAAATCCAGCTCGAAAATACCAAAAGTCATTGTATTTCCTCGCGTTTTTCGTTTGATTTATTGTGAGTGTTTGCGTCTTATTTGTGTAAGAATCTCCGCCGACAGAAATATCTCCGGCAGCTATGTGTCTCTTATTCAACTGTGGTGCGTTGCTTTGATATGCAAATGCCTCGGTTGTTCCTGCTCAGGTCAATAGTGGCATAGGTGCCGGGTCTTCGTCGACAAATCGGTAAATGGCGCGATAATTTGTTGATTTACTGACATCTTAATTCGGTCATAATGAACCTATCAATCATGCGAATAAAAGACATTTCAAGAAACCTCGACGCATCATTAATTTTCATCATGACAGTCTGGTATTTAACTTAATAGTCTATTAAATTGTTGGCTAATTTAACACGCCGCTGCTGATGGACTTATCGCAAAAATACTTACGGAGAATCGTCCTTCCGCCGCAGGACAATACCGCCGATAACGAATTGGTAACGACCAGGAAGAGGCACAGTTTGCGCATTTTCGGCCCGTTCTggaaaaactgcaaattagtCAATTATTCAACTACTGCAATTGCGATACACAATGTGGTATAATTTACAAACTACCAAACAAACACATGCAAAATTGTTTTCGGAATTAATTTAACTGCGAACTAAAGTGAAACTTTGGAACGCATTTAATTTTACGTAGTATTCCACCTTTTATCCTCGCAAATTAATGATTTCTGCGTTTTTTGTTCTCAGTGggaattttgaaacaaaaggACGCACACTGTACagcaaactttattattttaattatttaaacttgtttggaaataattttttaatttttgggccGATTTATGAATTTCTGAGCATCGTATCGTGCCCCTGTTAAAAATTCATCTCGTTTTGACGTGTCTCCATCTGAGGTGGCCACACACCGCTGCATAATGCATTAATGAGACATGTGtgcgatattaaaccaaatggAGTTGGTTGTACGTGTTCCATAGGCAAAAATAAACCTTATGAATTGAATGGAGTAATGAAAACCTGGAATTATATCGAGAAGCATGGAACTATTTGAAATCCAGACTTTATGAGTCCTAAAGTCAATATTCCAGACACGAATCTCTCTCTTAACCATGTTACGTTGTGAAAATTGAATCCAGTAACGATAGCATCGTCGGAGAGAGCAGCTCATTTCAGGAAACTGCCAGCCTGCTGAGATGCACAGACGCCCCGTCGACTGCGGACGAATATTGCAAACTAAACAACCAAACGGAAtcacataaattatttacagGGTGTGTATCGCACATAAACATCGAACGATTCGGGTACAGAGATGGATACACGTTTcacatcaaaaatttattccgAAAGAAATAAACTCACCAAACGATTTAAATACTAAATTCCGATGAAAACGCGATGACCTACGAGTGATTTATGACACGAAAATTAGAACATCGCGATTGTCACACTAAAAAATGTTGCCCAAAGTTGCACACTTTtctaccaaaattattttttatttcagtattACTATAGCACCCCTAATTAAGCGATCAACTGACTAACTGCAGTAAATTTGCagtaaaacacattaaaactGCTCGTAATGCCAAAAGGAGgatatagttattaataatacgagtgcgaaaacacaagcttaaagttcgagggctgttcttatgcaacgagcgtatgcgagttgcttACCTGGACATCcaagaactttaagcgttttaagtgctatacaattttttttgctggaacattttaatttaaatcacgTTGCTATCGTGCTTAAAAtcttaccaacaaaaaaagagacaaaatcaaaatcttCTAAGAAAACTACTGTTGAACTGTGGTGATTCACTTAGTAAAATAACGGGAATGAAAtgtgtttaattatttattattttaagtcAAAATCTACCTTAACTATTAACTATTACAGGATTGTTACCGCAATTTTAACTTGACTGTACTTTTTAAAACACGAAAAGCATAATTATTAGGTAAAACACTAATGCACtgaaaagcaaatttttgtgtagaaccaataaatttttgaaaatataagacatttttaatagttttattttcgcAAGCATATAAACCGAAtcagaattacaaaaatatgtaaCAGAAGAGCTAACTGCACTCAAATAGATATACAATTACAACCAAAAAAACACCGGCAGCTTTGTGACCTTTGCAACTTTATCCGCATATAagttcaaatatttaaattaattcttgACTTGTGAAATATAGGACTTTCGTAATTAAATGGTTTACGGTTGCGAGTGcatgtggaaaattttaagagATTTTCCCAGCAGTTTTTTCCATTTCCCTTTTCTAATTTTGGACAGTTTATTGTTGTGTTAGTTATAGTTATTATGCGCAAAAAGTTGGCATAATTTGCATCCAGTTGcacataatttaaattagtttgttCCTAATTTAAAATGATCTAGTTTAATTGCGAATAATCTGCTCCGACTTCACTTAATTAATTCCATTGAATAACAATTAAAGCTGGTTACTTAATCATAAATTAAGCCTATTGTTACACAAATATTGTGTTTAGCACTCAATTTATCACACCCAATGACCACACCGCGCGAGTATTTCCCGCAGCTTTCTTTCAGGCGacgttaattaaaaattcaaattggaACTCcagtgcaaatattttttcttaattaattttaatcacaTTACTTACATATTTAAATCTACAATCGGGGAAGTTTTACATTGATTTAAGTGGCGTACAACTTTTCACTTTCAAACTTTGAGCTTGTTTTTCTATTGACTGCCGGTAGCCATGAATTCTAATTCGAACAAAACGtgcgaattatttatttgctttgGATTCCGTGTCGAGACGCTTGTTAACACTTACGCATTTTGTTTATTCTAACGAAAAAGTTGAATGAATTATTTCCGAAAATGTTGTTTTACTCACCGAGAGTGCAGAAGGTTGTCCTGAAAATCAcataaataaactgaaaacacCGTCACAGAATCCTGATAAAACTCTTTCAGAGTAACTGTATGTCGTTCGATAAATTGCAGAGTATGCTGTCGCCAATCTGTCTGCCTCGTGTGAGTTCACTCAAGATATCAAACTTGTTCTGAACTTATATACCGATAAGTATAAGCATAACTTAGAGCAAGGACGCTGGGAGCTAATATTT
Proteins encoded:
- the LOC658840 gene encoding venom allergen 3, which codes for MANFALIVFAIFSLTIARADDCGEIFVKGLTDEEKQFIVNKHNEIRSWIMDGKVPGQPKGKNLNVLVWDDYLGTEAQKISDTCVFQHVPVQDDRFYVGQNLAGWGGEGPVNDTRLEASIMSWYNEYPKFIYPDNFSNAAHFTQVIWDTTQYIGCGYTYYRKSPNDAYSKMFVCNYGPGGNILGVAPYELA
- the LOC659442 gene encoding venom allergen 5, which encodes MLPFALIGFVVFFATGGSADECGEIMVKGLTDEEKQLVVNIHNEIRSWIVQGQVPNQPKGKNLYVMGWDDALASEAQKISETCVMKHVRVKDERFYVGQNLAMLNSTAPDNDTFLERFVMMWFDEYPKFDYPNLAKGTGHYSQVIWDKSQYIGCGYTYFHKNRKGDKYPYKKLFVCNYGPGGNMQETPPYEKAQ